The Aspergillus luchuensis IFO 4308 DNA, chromosome 4, nearly complete sequence DNA window ATGTACCGAGTCAAGCTGACATACACCCAAAGAATGCAAAAAGTAAGGCCAAGCAGGGGGGGACCCCGCGCCGACGTTATCCGAATTGGGGTTTTCTTAGATAGACCACTGAACACTGAACTGGGGCTTGCCTATCTCACACCCTGTCTTCGAATTGGCCAAAGGTACTTATATTATGGCGGAAGCTAATGCCAAGGGTCTACAAGGGAGGGTTGGATACATTCAATATCAATATCACTGGTAAAAGAAGACTTTGGCAAGTTTGTAATTTTACGGCGTGCCAAATTTGTTAAGCCAGACGACATTTTTTCGGGTATAAGTTATGAACAAAGGTAGTAAGGGGGAATATAGCCTGTGTTGCTGCTCTAAACGTCGATGGCAATCTTTTAATATGCTGTACGTAACCTTCAGTGCTTAAGGTCAGTAGGCAATTTCATGCTCAAGTATTACTAATGCTGTTACTATACATCAGAGGACGCTGATGTGAGATTTTATTAGTTGGTAAGAGGCAAATTGTCAGAATCACGAAGGCCGATgtggaaatatatattatactaatcgAGTAATGTGAATTGATTGCAGTCATTCCCACAGATGGTGAAAAGATCGTGCATAGTGATATCCAGGGGAAAATCCGTGAGTTCACCACACGACACTGCTGCTGTCCGTTAACAGATGACTCTAATGTAGTGGCAAATGTATAACTACTCAACATCTCATGATTCCAGGCTCTGCTTCTAGAAGATTTCTGGTTTCAGAATCTTTCTGCATCCCCGATCACATGATGGTGCCCCCACACCATCCCGGCAGGTCCTTCTCAATCCAGCCTAGTGCCAGACCCTTCCGCAGGCACCGCCGGCTTGGCATTGAAGACCATTGGTCAGGAACGGGCAAATGAAGCGGAGAGCCCCACTGAAAAGGCTCGCGAATTAGGTAATGAGATGTTCAACAGGTGTAACGTTGAACACACAAATTTGTTTGTGATGCAAAGACTTTCATTCGGCCCGGCGGGTGACTCAGAAGATGGTCTTCTCGCCGGACTCGTTCATTTGTCACCGCAGTTCCTCTTGACATCTTCAGCCTGTCATTGTTGTTCAGTTTCTGCGCTAGGTTGATTGTTTGCCTGTTTGTGTCAATGTAGGAGCGGTAGGGCCGTTGACGTTGTACATCCCCAAGAAACTCTCTTCGTCGCCAGTTCTTTTTACCGTCCCCACTCCTCGTCCATCTCATTTCCcgcggagaggagaggaaagctGGGATTTTCACCTTCCCGTCACCGCAGAGTCATGGCCCATCCAACTGGCGACAAGGTTGACTCCCATCTGAATGTTCAGACGGGTCAATTCTTTCAGGAGGGCCGAGAAGATCCCTATCTGCATGATGCagaggagaagcaggacGACAAGAAGGACAGCCCCGTCTATAATGACACCTTTGGCGATGAAGAGTATGCCGAGGTTAAATATAAGGTCTTGAGCTGGTGGTATGTCTATCCAAACCTCCTTTATCTGCTACCGAATAACTGACTTGAATGTGCCAGGCAATGTGGTTTCCGTAAGTGATTCTGATGCTAGCATCAGTCGACAGCTTGTCTTACTAACTTTGCCAGTCATGGTTGCGGAAACCGTGTCCCTTGGTATCCTGTCGCTGCCTGCTGTTGTCGCCACTCTGGGTCTTGTTCCGTATGTATTGGACCAGCAGCTGCTTGAAGTGATATCTTCCTCTAACTAGGTGTAGTGCTATTGTTCTCATTGTTGGCCTCGGTCTTCTGGCTACCTACACCGGTTACGTCATCGGTCAGTTCAGATGGCGCTATCCCCATGTCCAGAATCTGGCCGATGCCGGTGAGATCCTATTTGGGTCTATCGGTCGAGAGATCTTCGGTATCGGACAACTGCTGCTCGtaatcttcatcatggcgaGTCATCTGTTGACCTTCTCGGTCGCCATGAACACCATCACGGAACATGGAACTTGCTCCATCGTTTTTGGTGTTGTCGGTCTCGTGATCTGCTATTTCCTGGGTCTACCTAGGACGTCTGCGAATGTGTCCTATCTCTCGGTTGCTTGTAAGTTGCGAAATATGTCAGGTTGTCTCACGATACTAACTTGCACAGCTTTCATCAGTGTGTTCTCCGCCGTGATGATCGTTATGATTGCCGTCGGTGTGGAACGTCCTTACAAGGGAACCCTTGAAGCAACGGTGGATACCAGCTTGTATGAAGCATTCCTTGCTGTCTGCAACAttgtcttctccttctgtggGTCACTTTCTATCCTGCATTAGCTACTCCTACTAACGTGCAATAGCGGGTCATGTCGCATTTTTCGGCTTCATGTCCGAATTGAAGGACCACCGGGAGTACCCCAAGGCCCTGTGTCTTCTCCAGGGTCTCGACACCATTCTCTACCTTGTCACTTCCGTGGTGATCTACATTTATGCGGGGCCTAATGTCACGTCCCCTGCACTGGGCTCCGCTAGTGAACTCGTGGGCAAGATAGCCTACGGAATCGCCCTCCCTACTGTACGTGCGGTGCTCATATTACCTGTGCTCTACTGACATGTGATAGATTATCATCGGCGGAGTTGTAAACGGTCATGTCGCTTGTAAATATGTTTATGTCCGTATCTTCCGTCACGGAGACCGGATGCACAGCCGCGACCTCGTGGCAACTGGATCCTGGGTTGGCATCGCCCTGGGATTGTGGATTATTGCCTGGATCATTGCAGAAGCCATTCCTGTGTTCAATGATTTGTTGAGTTTGATCGTATGTTGCTTTCTTACTCTACTCAAATATCATACTGATTTTTTTCCCAGGCGTCCCTTTTCGCTAGTTGGTCTACATGTGAGCACATCATTCCCTTTCATTCGTCATATTCACACTAACAGCAAACAGTCGGCTTCAGCGGCATGTTCTGGCTCTACCTCAACAAGGATCGCCTGTTCTCTTCGCCGAAGAAGATTGCCCTGACTATCTTGAACGTTATTATAATCGGTATTGCAGCCTGCATTGTAAGTATCCTATCCTGCTATCATCAGATCATCTCTAACCACAGAATCAGTGCGGTCTCGGACTCTACGTATCCGGCCGTTCCCTTCACGACGACGCCAATAGCAGCAGTTTCTCTTGTGCCAGTAATGCTTAGAGGGAAGGTATAGACCAGGTATATATTGCATATAGCGCCACATGTGTCATAATAGACTAGATGCATTCTGTACAGAAAAGCCTATGGAAAGAAATGT harbors:
- a CDS encoding uncharacterized protein (COG:E;~EggNog:ENOG410Q1Y5;~InterPro:IPR013057;~PFAM:PF01490;~TransMembrane:11 (i68-87o93-114i142-165o171-192i199-222o242-263i275-297o317-336i357-378o390-411i423-446o)) produces the protein MAHPTGDKVDSHLNVQTGQFFQEGREDPYLHDAEEKQDDKKDSPVYNDTFGDEEYAEVKYKVLSWWQCGFLMVAETVSLGILSLPAVVATLGLVPAIVLIVGLGLLATYTGYVIGQFRWRYPHVQNLADAGEILFGSIGREIFGIGQLLLVIFIMASHLLTFSVAMNTITEHGTCSIVFGVVGLVICYFLGLPRTSANVSYLSVASFISVFSAVMIVMIAVGVERPYKGTLEATVDTSLYEAFLAVCNIVFSFSGHVAFFGFMSELKDHREYPKALCLLQGLDTILYLVTSVVIYIYAGPNVTSPALGSASELVGKIAYGIALPTIIIGGVVNGHVACKYVYVRIFRHGDRMHSRDLVATGSWVGIALGLWIIAWIIAEAIPVFNDLLSLIASLFASWSTFGFSGMFWLYLNKDRLFSSPKKIALTILNVIIIGIAACICGLGLYVSGRSLHDDANSSSFSCASNA